In Oscarella lobularis chromosome 5, ooOscLobu1.1, whole genome shotgun sequence, the genomic window ACTGACAGTTTAAAGAAGACGTGGAATTCAGTTCTACACTTGAGTTATTCAACGCCCCTAGATAAACAAGTAGCCATCAAAACTTCCTTGAGCAGACGAAGCTCACTTTTGCAGATGTATCCAGCTTTCGTAGAGCAGTTTGAAACAGACCAAGTGAAATCGCGTCCGTCGAATCCAAACGTAACGCATTCGCCGTTCTGATACGTTGGCTCATACTTGGCCCACCGGGTGAAAGTGACGGGTGCGCCGTAAAGCCAGGTGAACCCACTCGACGTATTCTCGTAAACTAATCCAATCCAATAGATCGGTCCCGTCTTTGCTGACGTTTCCTTTGCAATGAAGGCGTTCTCGTGAATACTATTGATTGCTGAAAGTTGAGCCCCGCGGCTGTTGCATTTCTGATGAGCAAGCGCCTGCGACTTCGgcttatcgtcgtcgttggacaAATAATAGCAGGCGTCTTTGAAATAAAGCTCGTCCTTTCGACACTGATGATGGAAAGGCGCTTTGTGTCGGCGCACGTTGTTGCTAAAATCAACTAGAACAGCGAAAGGTATATACACTAAAGAATGTACACAAATCGTTGCCATAGTTTACCGAGAGCTTTTTTACATAGTCTTTTTAACTGGCCTAAGCAGTCGACCGTCTTCCAATAGCCAGAGCGAGAGTCGATAACAACGCACTTACGAAGATGGCTAAAACTCGGTTCTCCACTCGCCCACAGAGCATACCTGCACACGCATGTTAGATAACCAGTTTCACTGCGTAACAATACGTACGTCATTCGATCTCCATTGACCCAGTGGAATCCAGAATCCTTTCGCGTCAAGCCAATCCAGACGTCGACATCTGATTCCACGAGGAGAGACACTATGAAAGCCTGTTCGTGAGGACTGCTAATGCTGACAAGACTTTCGTAACTGCATCCCTTATTCCACTCCGTGTCATTAAAAGTGTACAAATTATTAGAAACGATATAGCAATAGTCGCCGTAGAGGTACCACCCACTAGGACAATCTAAATAAAGCGTTTAGTAATTGCATAATCAAAATGTCGCTTTATTTACACTCGTTCTCTTTGCAAGCGACTTCCGCTGCCTCGCAAGATTGACTGAGCTCTTTTGCGCAATCATTCATGGTCGCTtcgtttccatggcaacgtACATGATACATCGCGTTGACACGCGGCGAAAGAAGGCCTCGTCGCCTCGCCGAGACAGCCACGGCTTTCTTGTAGCCTAACTGACGACAGATGACATTCGAATTGTTAACAACCCATTTGTCGTTGCACACGCCGCTCCACGAGGAAGAGAACAAAACTTCGACTCTTCCCTCGCTCTCATGTAAACCATCGACGAGTCGTACTTTCCCGTTATGCCTGTTATGGACAGAACAGTACAAGGGAGAGCCGAAGGTGCTCGATGATCCTGAGTCTGTGAAAGTGCACTCTTCAATTTCGTGCGAAGAACAGGTCATGATAACATTATTTTCTGTAcccaaagagaaacgacgatcgGTAAACAGACCATATCCCAAACTTCTATCATAGCTGGAAAAGATAAAAGAGGCGCTTATTTCTCTCCACAAGCCCCCAATTTGAAAGCTGACGACCGCCAAATCTTCATCCAGAAGTACCCAATCTGAAAAAGGAAGCCGCCCACGTCCACCTTCGGTTGAGAGACGCACGAAAATTGAGTCTACGGCACTGACACGACAGGAAACGAATCCACTCCTACCCAATGCCGTGCAGTTGCCGGGATCAAACCAGTTTGATGTACAATTATTGTAGACACAAGTTGAAGACTTCgatttcaacgtcacgtcTAATACATCTTTGTAGCCCACTTTTTGGCAGGCATCAGCCGCTATGAGCCTGGCTTTGTCACTGCTCGTTGGCATGCAAACGGGTGTCCACGCGCCCATGTGAAACTTCTCGAGGTGCCCACGATAAGGAGTTACTCCCACGAGACGAATTGGAAAATCCACGAatgctaattaattaaataattaattaataaaatttgcTTTTTGTGATGCGCGACTCTTACGTTGGCCCTTCGGGTGCTTCTGACAGATGTATCCGAGCGGGTCCGAACAGGAAATGGCTCTGCCCCACTCAATCACGCTACCGTTGGCGACAATCACCGTAGAACATACGGGATCTTTTGAATGACTCCATTCAGAGGCATCACTGCTGAAGGGCGAACCGTCTGACCATCGATAGTTATAGGTGTCTTCCTCTGTAGTAGGCGTGCGTATTAAACCCAAATAAAGTTCCCTTCTGCTTAATTTGGGCCACTGACATCGGAGGTAATCCTCAAGATTCGAtacgtcttctttgtttcGAATAGAGAAGAGAGCGCCTCCGTGCTTGGAGCACTCTGTTTCTGCGTCAAaccaattcgacgacaacAATGAAATGAAGAGACCCAAAGAACGGGGCGTGCACGTAAAAGGAGGCGAGCAATCTAAAAATCATTGAGAACAATAATTCCGGTCAACAGATCAAGTCTACCTTCACAACGAGCTATCTCGCCGCTATCGGGTGCATTTGAGCCTCGCCCTTCAACGCCGgtaacggcgacgacgacgaaaaaaatcctTAACAACGCCACGACTTGATGACTTTCGCGCTTCTTCAATGCACGGTCAACGGAGCTAATCGAACGCCCGCTGTCCGAGTAGCGATAGACAACGGCGAGTGCAATGAACAAGGCGACAATAAATGCGCAAACAACAGACAAATGCGAAGGCAACATCGCATCCATTTTCGCACCTGTGTGAGACAAGAGTGCAAGTTTAGATTCTGATGATAATCAACTAAACGGCTCTACTTGTCTAAGGAAAGCTTCTAAATTGGTTAATTTGTCGCCTAATTTATGCGTCACCAGTCGAAGCGTTCGATTCGGAAGGTAATCTTGTGCCCAAATTATAAGGGATATAGGATAAACTTTGTGGTCTACTTTTCCACAAGCAAAGGAGAACCCATGCAAGACGACCTCCCTCCCAACCCTTTTAGCTGCCGCTTCAGCTACATCCTTTTTTGCCATAACGGTTTAATTGAAATTAAGGAAAGCGCTAAAAGGGAGAGACGCAGCCAGATGCGTTTTTCATATCGCAAGGGGATGGAGCGGCTACTTTGATGCGTATACGCAGGAAAAAAATAAGCCGTACCTTCTGCACGAGATCCAGTCACAGATACGAGCGAAGGTAGTCCTCGTGACAACGATGACAACTCGGCGTAATAGACCTCGCCTATGGCACCTAAGAGAGACGAGAACCTAAGAAAGGAGCGACTCGCGCTATTTCGAACTATTTAAATTTCAGCTTTATCATTATAATTAAAAGACTAGTATCATCCCAAAACGTTTCATCGTCCTTGCACCATCCCTCACCTTGCAGCGGACTGTTCGTAGGAAACGCGCACAATTCTCGGCCGGACGCATTCGGTCCATTAGCGACTATCAATTCGTTACTCGTCTTGACAAATATAGAAGGCTTTAAACAATAACACTGTTCCAAAAGCCCTAAAGTATAATTGCGTTTGCCTCACTTCCACAGACGTCGCCAGAGGAAGAGTTCGATTTTGGAGCGAATCGTGTCCgcgagacggcgaaacgacggcgataagagcgacgaagacgccgagaAGCGAAAGAGGTAACATTCGTGagaagaagcggaagtgGGCCAAGAGCGCCACCTAAGATTGGCCCGTTTAGTGGTCATTcgttcgaagacgacgtatACACATACTTATTTTCAAAGACCCGAGAAACGTGAGTGCACCGGGTTCGTTGGCTGGAAGTTGCGCGCAGTGGTCGCAGCGACGGTTGGAAGTCCGGTTGGAATGCGTTTGATTCACGTAATTGAAGTCCCGGAGAAGCTAGGTGAGgcaaaaaaaatcgagacCCCGTTTTCAATCTTTCTACTGCCCCTTCTCGTTTCGTACCTAAGAAAGATGAAGTACAGCGTAGAagaaataaatgaaaaaactGATTTCTTATAAACTGTCCCTGGATGTGTAAGGTACCGGAACTGCTCCTCCCCTCGATCCCGCCCTTTGGCTGCCGTACCGCCTGCATCCTGCGTAGCTCTGGTGATATGACCGCGATGACTTCCAACTCGACGCTCAATTTCCAAATGCGCCTCGCGTTTGGCACCTATGAGAGACCAGAAGTCTTTACAATTACTATTTGGCTTGACGTCGTGTTCAAACATAGACGCGTTAGCTAGGGAAATTGACATATATCCAACCATGTTGTACGCTTCTTGGCTGGAAGATAAGGGGGAGGTGCCCTTATTGGTCCCATAATTCATGATGTTCTCATGAGTGCTAGAGACCGAGCTCCGCGGTGTTTTTTTCCGCGAAATATCATCGGGGATAGGGTACAGCCACATAAAGTTTCAAAAGAATTAAAATTCTTCTCTGTTTCATTCCTACATTTTTTCTCCTGAGTGGAGTTGTTGGCAATTCGCCTACGTCAGCTCAGGTAGCCTTTTCATTGTACAGTAATACT contains:
- the LOC136187423 gene encoding uncharacterized protein, which codes for MLPLSLLGVFVALIAVVSPSRGHDSLQNRTLPLATSVEPSIFVKTSNELIVANGPNASGRELCAFPTNSPLQGAIGEVYYAELSSLSRGLPSLVSVTGSRAEGAKMDAMLPSHLSVVCAFIVALFIALAVVYRYSDSGRSISSVDRALKKRESHQVVALLRIFFVVVAVTGVEGRGSNAPDSGEIARCEDCSPPFTCTPRSLGLFISLLSSNWFDAETECSKHGGALFSIRNKEDVSNLEDYLRCQWPKLSRRELYLGLIRTPTTEEDTYNYRWSDGSPFSSDASEWSHSKDPVCSTVIVANGSVIEWGRAISCSDPLGYICQKHPKGQPFVDFPIRLVGVTPYRGHLEKFHMGAWTPVCMPTSSDKARLIAADACQKVGYKDVLDVTLKSKSSTCVYNNCTSNWFDPGNCTALGRSGFVSCRVSAVDSIFVRLSTEGGRGRLPFSDWVLLDEDLAVVSFQIGGLWREISASFIFSSYDRSLGYGLFTDRRFSLGTENNVIMTCSSHEIEECTFTDSGSSSTFGSPLYCSVHNRHNGKVRLVDGLHESEGRVEVLFSSSWSGVCNDKWVVNNSNVICRQLGYKKAVAVSARRRGLLSPRVNAMYHVRCHGNEATMNDCAKELSQSCEAAEVACKENEYCPSGWYLYGDYCYIVSNNLYTFNDTEWNKGCSYESLVSISSPHEQA